A genomic stretch from Mya arenaria isolate MELC-2E11 chromosome 10, ASM2691426v1 includes:
- the LOC128204778 gene encoding uncharacterized protein LOC128204778, with the protein MTLEWTNPNPNPEQELFFIGLEGISLNTSTLTTQTSTTSEQTSAIQTSQTSQPTSVTLTSPTREPTSAIKTSQTNESTPETLTSPTGESTPASHTTKKAPTTVSTDDISSTYKIVTSRNSSLTNSSFTKIPAVGKSQPPEEKNKFPWYIILVAGLLVLIAVIVIIIVIIWKKKKKQKVEPSDDKPASDSVANTRAPASAFAKASHNHRHNDEAGSIDVLRTLPPLNLQQQSLTVCNDNDTERNEHQPENASKKRKKRRKKHKRREDLDDNDVNEDQAEGETEEHSIEVSKRRKRKKKHREKKMDEYMDGDDV; encoded by the exons ATGACATTAGAATGGACTAATCCTAATCCTAATCCTGAACAAGAGCTTTTCTTCATTGGATTAGAAG GTATCAGTCTGAATACGTCAACATTAACAACACAAACTTCAACAACCAGCGAGCAAACATCTGCAAttcaaacatcacaaacaagccAGCCGACATCTGTAACTCTTACGTCACCAACCAGAGAGCCAACATCTGCAAttaaaacatcacaaaccaACGAGTCAACACCTGAAACTCTAACATCACCAACCGGCGAGTCAACACCTGCATCCCACACAACAAAGAAAGCACCAACAACAGTCTCTACAGATGACATTTCGTCAACATATAAGATCGTAACTAG tcgCAATTCAAGTCTGACGAATTCTTCTTTCACTAAAATACCAGCTGTTGGTAAATCTCAGCCACCGGAAGAGAAGAATA AGTTCCCATGGTACATCATCCTCGTAGCTGGACTGCTTGTTCTCATTGCAGTCATTGTTATCATTATCGTGATTATCTGGAAGAAGAAAAAG AAACAGAAAGTGGAACCATCGGATGACAAACCTGCAAGTGATTCAGTGGCGAACACGAGAGCACCTGCGTCAGCATTTGCCAAAGCTTCTCATAACCACAGACACAATGATGAGGCCGGATCAATTGATGTGCTGCGCACACTCCCCCCTTTAAACCTACAGCAGcaatcattgacagtttgtaatgATAACGACACTGAGAGAAATGAACATCAACCAGAAAATGCATCCAAGAAGAGGAAGAAGAGGAGGAAGAAGCACAAACGCAGGGAAGACCTCGATGACAACGATGTAAATGAAGATCAAGCAGAAGGTGAAACAGAGGAACACTCAATTGAGGTTTCTAAACGTCGTAAACGTAAAAAGAAACACAGGGAAAAGAAAATGGATGAATATATGGATGGTGATGATGTATAA